The following proteins are co-located in the Bradyrhizobium barranii subsp. barranii genome:
- the tnpC gene encoding IS66 family transposase has product MQTLKEMIFGKRSERLATLVAEQLALELDDLETSVTPPAAANDDVPAAKPADKPRKKARRNIGALPKHLPRCEQVLEPEVTACPCCQGQLHKIGEDVSEVLDVIPAILRVLRTIRPKYGCRGCTDGVVQAKVLPRLIEGGMASTALVTHVVVSKFAWYLPLYRQVQILAGQGIHLDRATLAGWVKRAAWWLRSLYELQLRMIQAAPRVFCDETPMPVLDPGRHRPRICQFWAHAMDDQPWGGPSPPAVAYVFADGRGTKEIAGQLTGFSGILQVDVCGRPTKCKQNLTSEQACGRVLTCVRPRDATSTRRGPLWNAWIGSNSAMRALWHSSTC; this is encoded by the coding sequence GCTTGAGCTTGACGATCTTGAGACCAGTGTCACGCCGCCTGCAGCTGCCAACGACGATGTGCCTGCGGCGAAGCCGGCCGATAAGCCGCGCAAGAAGGCGCGCCGCAACATCGGCGCGTTGCCCAAGCATCTGCCGCGCTGTGAGCAGGTCCTGGAGCCGGAGGTGACGGCCTGCCCGTGCTGCCAAGGCCAGCTTCACAAGATCGGCGAGGACGTCAGCGAGGTGTTGGACGTGATCCCGGCGATCCTGCGCGTGCTGCGCACGATCCGTCCCAAATACGGCTGCCGCGGCTGCACTGATGGCGTAGTCCAGGCGAAAGTGCTGCCGCGCCTGATTGAAGGCGGCATGGCGTCGACGGCCCTCGTGACCCACGTGGTGGTCTCGAAGTTCGCCTGGTATTTGCCGCTGTACCGGCAGGTTCAGATCCTGGCCGGCCAGGGCATCCATCTTGACCGCGCGACGCTCGCCGGTTGGGTCAAACGTGCCGCCTGGTGGCTCAGGAGCCTTTATGAGCTGCAGCTGCGGATGATTCAGGCCGCGCCGCGCGTGTTCTGCGATGAGACGCCGATGCCGGTGCTCGATCCCGGACGACATCGCCCCCGCATCTGCCAGTTCTGGGCGCATGCTATGGATGACCAGCCATGGGGTGGCCCCTCGCCGCCGGCGGTTGCCTACGTATTCGCCGACGGCCGTGGCACCAAGGAGATCGCCGGACAGTTGACGGGCTTTTCCGGCATTCTGCAGGTGGACGTGTGTGGACGCCCCACTAAATGCAAGCAAAATTTAACTTCGGAACAGGCATGTGGTCGGGTGCTGACGTGTGTCCGGCCTCGTGATGCGACCTCGACACGTCGCGGGCCCTTATGGAATGCGTGGATTGGATCCAATTCGGCTATGCGTGCTCTCTGGCACTCATCCACCTGTTGA